One Ancylobacter novellus DSM 506 genomic window, CCGGCCTGTTGCCGCTGGCGGCGCGCGTCCTCGAGGTGGTGGGGGAGGGCGGCAAGACGCCGATCCTCGTTCTCGTCGACACCGAGGGCCAGCTCATGTCGCGCCATGACGAGATGCTGGGCCTGAACGAATACCTTTCGCACCTCGCCAAATGCCTGCGTCTGGCGAGCCTGAACGGCCATCCGACGATTGCGCTCAACTACGGCAAGGCCGCCGCCGGTGCCTTCCTCGCCACGGCGGGAGCGACCGATATTCTCGTTGGCCTGCCCGGCGCCGAGCCGGCGGTGATGGATCTGCCCTCCATGGCAAGGGTTACCAAGCTGCCGCTGGAGAAGCTGACCGAGCTCTCCAAGACCACGCCGGTCTTCGCGCCAGGTCTCGATTCCATGTTCAAGGTTGGCGCGGTGACGCAGCTCTGGGATCCGACAACGCCGCTTGGCCCGCAATTCGAGGCGACGCTCGCCAATTTTCCGGCCGTGGACATGCGCGATGCTCTCGGTGCCGAGCGCGGCGGCCGTACTGTCGCGGCAGGCATCGCCCGCACGGTGGCTGATCGGGCCAGCGGCGACCATTATGCGTGACGGCCGATACGCACGGCACGACCTGTTGCGGGTGACGCCCGAGGGATGGCGAGCCACGCTCACTGTCACCGAAGGTCTCGAGCGTCTGTCTGATGAGCCGCGTCGGCTGGTCGAAGGCTGGTGTGAACGGGGCTGGCCGCTGATCGTGCGCCGTCCGTGCGAGGGGCATGAGACCGGCATAGCCGTCGGCCTGCCGCTGCCGCCGTCGCACGGCAAGCTGAGGCTGGGCTTTACCCTGGCCCCGCACCATGTGGCGCACCAGGTCCCCGGCGTCGCGCTGGCGGACGCGCTTGCCACCGCACCAGCCGACCTTCGCCCTCAGCTCGAGGCGGTGATCGCGCTGTCAAAGCGCCTGTCGCTCACGCCGACCGTCTTCGGCGCGCTGCTCTGGCAGCATGTGACGGGACTGGTCTATCTCCGCCCAGGTTCCGATGTCGACCTGCTTTGGCCGATGAGCGACCCCGGTCCGCTGCCTGGGTTGCTGGATGGCCTAGCAGCGCTCGACGCGAAAGGGCCCGCCCGACTCGACGGGGAGATCATCCTGCCCAACGGGGAGGGGGTGAATTGGCGAGAGCTGCGAGGCCAGCGTGAGCGGCCGGACGACCGGGTACTGGTGAAGTCGCTGGACGGGGCGGAGCTGAGATGCGCACGAAACCTGTTTCCCTGATCGAGGCGGCATCCGAGCCCCTCGCCTTAAGGCGCGTCGACGCCGAACGTATCGGCGATCTGGCGGCGGAGGCGCTGACCGCGGAGCTCGACGCTTGGCCCAAGCCCGGACTTGTCAGCCCGCTCGACAATGGCAGCCATGAAGACATGGACTACGCAACCTTCGAGCGCAGCATAGCGGCACTGCGTCCCTACTATGCCGACCTCGCCATCGCCGGGGCGGCGCAGGTGGGGATGGACGAGCTGCGCCGTATCGGGCGAATGGCGGAAGAGGCCATGCTCGCCGCCACCGGCGGGGTGAATACGCATCGCGGTGCCATCTTCGCGCTCGGCCTGCTGTCGGCAGCCACAGGGGCTGCCATCGCGACATCGAAGCCGATCTCGGTGGACCTTCTGACCACCACCGTTGCCCAACGCTGGGGGCAGGATATCCGGCGCGGACCGATCCCGCTAAATAGCCATGGTAGCGGCGCGCTGCGACGGTTCAGCGCCGGCGGTGCCCGGGCCGAGGCCGCGGCCGGTTTCCCGCACGCGCGGAACGTTGGCCTGCCGGCCCTGCGTGCCGGTCGCCTTCTGGCGGACGAGGAGGCCGCACGGGTACACGCCTTCTTCGCCCTGCTCGCCTCGATGGAGGATACCAATCTGCTGCACCGCGGTGGTCTCGATGGCCTCGCATTGGCCCGGCGCGACGCGCAGGATTTTATGGACGCCGGGAGCGTCGGCCGGCCCGACTGGCTCGATCATGCCATGGCGATCCACCGTCGCTTCGTCACCCGTTGCCTGAGCCCCGGCGGCGCCGCCGACCTTCTGGCGGTAACGATCTTCCTCGACGCGCTGGAAGGAATGTCGTGAGCGGCACCGGCGTTCTTTGCTCCGGACAGGGCAACCAGGGTTCGGGCATGTACGATCTTGTCGCCGCCGAGCCCGCCGCCGCGCCGATCTTCGCCGCCGCGAGGCGTGCGCTCGGCGGAAGGGATGCACGCGACGTCGCGAGGCAGGGCGGTAAGTTCATCCATCGCAATGACGTGGCGCAGATATTGTGCTGCACGGCGACGCTCGCTGCTTGGGCTGTGCTGGGCCCCTCTCTCCCACGCCCGCTCGTCATCGCCGGTTACAGCGCAAGCGAGGTGCCCGCATGGGCCATCGCCGGCCTTATCGATGTGCCGACCGCGTTCGACCTGGTGATGCGCCGGGCGGCTATTATGGACGCGGAGACACGCGAAGCCTCCGGCCTCGCGGCCATTATCGGCCTTCGACGCGCATCCATCGATGACCTCTGCCGTGCCCATGAGATCGATGTCGCGATCGTCAACGGTGCCACCCACTTCATCGTCGGCGGAAGTGTTCACCGCATCGATGACGCCCTGGCGGAGGCCCGGCAAGAGGGCGCCAGCCACGCCGTCCGTCTGCCGATCCACGTTGCCTCGCACACGCCGATGCTGGCCGCCGCCAGCGGACGGTTTCTTGACGTTCTGCGCGAGCGCGTTCGGACCGACGAAGAAGTGCCACCGGGCATTCGCTTGATCGCTGGCGTCGACGGGGTGCCCGTGCGACGGGCCGGGGAGGGTATCGGCAGGCTCGCCGCACAGGTATCGACCGCCATCGATTGGGCCGCATGTATGGACGCCTGCCGCGCCGCGCGCCCGAGCCGAATCCTCGAACTCGGTCCCGGTGATGCCCTGGCGCGAATGATGAGCGAGCAAGCCCCTGGCATCCCCAGTCGCAGCGTCGCCGACTTCAAGTCTGCGAGCGGCGTTCTCGCCTGGTTGGTCGCGCCAGTCGGCCCGCCGTAAATCACCGGACGACGGCCGGGATCATGACCCTGGGGCCGGGGCATCATGGCGGCGAGCGTACCTTCGAGTTCTCTCTGCAGGTCCTGTTGCAGTTGGCCGAGGCTCCGCAGGGCCGGCATATCGGCGCCGCCCAGGATCGTCCCCCCTTCACCGGAGCTCTTGGCAAGTCACGAGCTTTGCCAGCATGGCGGACAACTCTCTCCAGTGACTCTGCTCTTCTCGGGATATGGCTGGTTCACGGCTTCAACCCGAGATCGATGCGAAAGAGCTGGACCGGCCAGCGTGTCTTTGACGTCCCGGCATTGAACAGAGCGACACGATCCATCTGTGGCACCGGCAGCCACATCGATCCGGCCTCATCGATGAACGGCGCATCGACCCAGTGCAGGCGCGGGTCGGTGACGATGATCGTCACCGTGCCGTCGGGCGCGCGCCGCTTCAGCGAGTCGTCGGCAAGGTCGGTGAAGTAAAGGTCGCCGTTCCGCGCCAAGGCGGTTCCGCCAACCGGAGGAAGATCGGCCCAGGGCTCGACCTTCTTGGCGAGTTCGGCTGGCGAGAGGTTCGGATCGTCGAGCCAGCGTGTCTCGATGCGCGACCAGGGGCCGGTGAGCGGACCGTAATGGAGCCAGGTCCCGTCCGGCGAGAGTTCCAGCGGATCGCTGTTGACCCGCAGCGGCGAACCGTCCGGTCCCTTCAGCACGGTGCCGTCGAGGACGATCGGCCGATCCGCGGGTGCGGTGGTGGATGGATCGCCGTCCAGTACGCGACGGGCTTCGCCCGTGACCGCGTTGAAGACGATCAGGCCGGGCTGGCCGGCATCGGTGAGATAGCCGGTCTCGCCCTTGAAGCGGATATCGTCGACATAGCTGCCGGGCTTGGCGATCTCGGGGCCGAGCGGATAGATCCGGGCAGTCCGGTCGGTGGCGAGGTCGATCTTCACCAGCTTGGCACCGCCAGGCAGCGGATCGCCGCCGAAGTCCGGCGAGCCGGTATCGACCACCCAGAGATTGCCCCTGCCATCGAGGTGAATGGCGTTGACGTTGACGAAGGCGGACGCCGTATCCGCTCCCGGGTGCCAGTCATTCCAGCTGGCGTCAGGATAGGGCCGTGGCTGGCCCTGCGCGTCCAGGAGAGCCAACGCCGGTCCTTTGGAGCCGGTCCAGCGCGGTCCGGCGACGAAGATGCGTCCGCGGTCAACGGCAACCGCGTTCCAGATCATCTGCGTGCTTTCGGCCGCCACGGAGAGCGCCGGCGCCGCCGGTTGGGCGACCACCGCGGCGGCTGCGAGGAGTGGTGTGCTCGCGAGAAGTGCGGTCAGGATGGATTGTTTCATGTCATCCTCCTTATCGTCGCGTAGGCAGGGGATCGCTGACGGAAGCCAGATCGCGCCTTGCGTGCGCCATCCGCGAAAGGCGGGCGTCAAACGATGTCGATGACGATCTTCCCCGTGGCTCGTCCGGATTCAAGATACCGGTAGGCGTCGGGCACCTGCTCCAGCGTGAACGGCCGCTCATCTATGAGCGGGCGCAGCTTCCCGCCCTCCACCAGTTCCGCGAGCTCGTGCAGGATCCTTCCGTGGCGTTCCCGCCCGATGCCGTAGAGCATGGGGATCATGACGAACACGATGCTGAGGGACAGCGACTTGGCATGCATCGGCGACAGGTCGTTGGTGCTGCGCCCCGCGGTGCCGACAACGCGGCCGTAGAAACCGGCGGCTTCGAAGGACTTGTCGAGATTAGCACCGCCGACCGTGTCGACCACGACGTCGAAGCCGTGTCCCCCCGTCAGGCGCCTGACATAGTCGGCGACCTCTTCACGGGTGAAATCGATCGTGTCGTCCGCCCCGAGGGAACGCGCGATCCCAGCGGCGGCCTGCGAGGGGACGGTCGTCGCCACCCGGGCGCCGCGCGCCTTGGCGAGTTGAACGCCGACATGCCCCACGCCGCCGACACCGCCATGCACCAGGATATGATCCTCGGCGGTGGCGCCGGCACGATCCAGCGCATCCCAGGCGGTGATGGAAACGAGCGGCAACGCCGCTGCTTCGCGCATTGGCAGGTTGCGCGGCTTGAGCGCGACGAGGCGCGCATCGGCCAGAATATACTCGGCAAGCGCGCCGCCTTCCTGGCCCCTCACGCCTCCCGCAAAGCCATAGACTTCGTCGCCCGGTTGGAAGCCATCGACACCATCGCCGACGGCGGCGATTTCGCCGGCGAAATCCGAGCCGAGTATGGCGGGCAGATCCGCTCCGATCGGCAGGCCCTCGCGAATGCGCACGTCGATCCGGTTGATGGCTGCCGCGGCTATCCGCACCAGCACCGTGCCCGGCTGGATGATCGGCTGCTCTACGTCCCGCAGTTCGAAATTCTCCGGACCGCCATGAGCTGTGAGAAGCTGGGCTCGCATCGCTCTCTCCTCGCGTCCCTATTGACGAGGTGAAGCTAAATACCGATCATCAATTAGAGAAACGCATTGTTGTAATAGAAGCGATTTGTAAAGTAGCTAGATCGTCGTCGGAGGTCGCTGTCCATGCGCTATCCTGATCTCGAGATCGACCTGCTGCGCGCCTTCGTGGCCGTCGCCGAGACCGGCGGCTTCACCGCGGCCGCAGAGGTCGTGGGCCGCTCGCAGTCGGCCGTGAGCCAGAAGATATTGCGGCTGGAGGAACTGCTGGGCCGACGGCTGTTCGAGCGCACCAGCCGTTCGCTCAGCCTGACCCGGGACGGCGAAGCGTTCCTCGTGTCGGCACGCCGCATGCTCGAGCTCAACGACCTCACCGTGCGCAGCCTGCTCGAACCCGCGCCGATGGGCAGCCTGCGGCTCGGGGTTGCCGAGGATTTCATCCCGCGCCAGCTCCCCGCCGTGCTGGCGCGCTTCCGGCGGCTCTACCCGCAGGTTCATCTCGAGCTGAAGACCGGGTTGAGCT contains:
- a CDS encoding L-dopachrome tautomerase-related protein — encoded protein: MTPAFRGWRTQGAIWLPSAIPCLRDDKEDDMKQSILTALLASTPLLAAAAVVAQPAAPALSVAAESTQMIWNAVAVDRGRIFVAGPRWTGSKGPALALLDAQGQPRPYPDASWNDWHPGADTASAFVNVNAIHLDGRGNLWVVDTGSPDFGGDPLPGGAKLVKIDLATDRTARIYPLGPEIAKPGSYVDDIRFKGETGYLTDAGQPGLIVFNAVTGEARRVLDGDPSTTAPADRPIVLDGTVLKGPDGSPLRVNSDPLELSPDGTWLHYGPLTGPWSRIETRWLDDPNLSPAELAKKVEPWADLPPVGGTALARNGDLYFTDLADDSLKRRAPDGTVTIIVTDPRLHWVDAPFIDEAGSMWLPVPQMDRVALFNAGTSKTRWPVQLFRIDLGLKP
- the mdcB gene encoding triphosphoribosyl-dephospho-CoA synthase MdcB, coding for MRTKPVSLIEAASEPLALRRVDAERIGDLAAEALTAELDAWPKPGLVSPLDNGSHEDMDYATFERSIAALRPYYADLAIAGAAQVGMDELRRIGRMAEEAMLAATGGVNTHRGAIFALGLLSAATGAAIATSKPISVDLLTTTVAQRWGQDIRRGPIPLNSHGSGALRRFSAGGARAEAAAGFPHARNVGLPALRAGRLLADEEAARVHAFFALLASMEDTNLLHRGGLDGLALARRDAQDFMDAGSVGRPDWLDHAMAIHRRFVTRCLSPGGAADLLAVTIFLDALEGMS
- the mdcG gene encoding malonate decarboxylase holo-[acyl-carrier-protein] synthase, whose amino-acid sequence is MLSVPSAAAVLSRQASPARWLIGPAATIMRDGRYARHDLLRVTPEGWRATLTVTEGLERLSDEPRRLVEGWCERGWPLIVRRPCEGHETGIAVGLPLPPSHGKLRLGFTLAPHHVAHQVPGVALADALATAPADLRPQLEAVIALSKRLSLTPTVFGALLWQHVTGLVYLRPGSDVDLLWPMSDPGPLPGLLDGLAALDAKGPARLDGEIILPNGEGVNWRELRGQRERPDDRVLVKSLDGAELRCARNLFP
- a CDS encoding biotin-independent malonate decarboxylase subunit gamma, with amino-acid sequence MTLAEILDSLFPDGHDIAARSDHLVIGTGKRADGSPVEVIGIADGDALGISGLLPLAARVLEVVGEGGKTPILVLVDTEGQLMSRHDEMLGLNEYLSHLAKCLRLASLNGHPTIALNYGKAAAGAFLATAGATDILVGLPGAEPAVMDLPSMARVTKLPLEKLTELSKTTPVFAPGLDSMFKVGAVTQLWDPTTPLGPQFEATLANFPAVDMRDALGAERGGRTVAAGIARTVADRASGDHYA
- a CDS encoding zinc-dependent alcohol dehydrogenase family protein; this encodes MRAQLLTAHGGPENFELRDVEQPIIQPGTVLVRIAAAAINRIDVRIREGLPIGADLPAILGSDFAGEIAAVGDGVDGFQPGDEVYGFAGGVRGQEGGALAEYILADARLVALKPRNLPMREAAALPLVSITAWDALDRAGATAEDHILVHGGVGGVGHVGVQLAKARGARVATTVPSQAAAGIARSLGADDTIDFTREEVADYVRRLTGGHGFDVVVDTVGGANLDKSFEAAGFYGRVVGTAGRSTNDLSPMHAKSLSLSIVFVMIPMLYGIGRERHGRILHELAELVEGGKLRPLIDERPFTLEQVPDAYRYLESGRATGKIVIDIV
- a CDS encoding acyltransferase domain-containing protein: MSGTGVLCSGQGNQGSGMYDLVAAEPAAAPIFAAARRALGGRDARDVARQGGKFIHRNDVAQILCCTATLAAWAVLGPSLPRPLVIAGYSASEVPAWAIAGLIDVPTAFDLVMRRAAIMDAETREASGLAAIIGLRRASIDDLCRAHEIDVAIVNGATHFIVGGSVHRIDDALAEARQEGASHAVRLPIHVASHTPMLAAASGRFLDVLRERVRTDEEVPPGIRLIAGVDGVPVRRAGEGIGRLAAQVSTAIDWAACMDACRAARPSRILELGPGDALARMMSEQAPGIPSRSVADFKSASGVLAWLVAPVGPP